One genomic segment of Coffea arabica cultivar ET-39 chromosome 6e, Coffea Arabica ET-39 HiFi, whole genome shotgun sequence includes these proteins:
- the LOC113695711 gene encoding uncharacterized protein: protein MQGLEMEKRLLDAALEGDEKTLHELLQEDKLVLHRVSLSFSSFNPIQIAIIRGHQKFVEAILDHNPELLGNVEDSGQKWSSLHLASARGHLRIVEALVNANPDMCFDCDQDGRNPLHVAAMKGKIGVLEVLIHARPFAAREKTKRGETILHLCAKYHQLEALKKLVEAVDDDEFLNQKDSEGLTILHLAVIGKQIEIIKYLLTSKIDLNSKNAKGHTALNMAPQTPKDSQKEIENSLRQAGALTADEITNQQSNFHQGKWMEKKSKALMVVASLIANMAFQAGINPTGGVWQDDQTKDSQGNPHSAGQSIMAYHNIQSYRYLITYNTVAFVSSLGTISLLISGLPFRHKVFMWILNGVMLLTATSILLSYGTSIAFVTPEATKERPGSFAFNAWMFVITIYLLGISGVTNKWCKLCGSIKWRPRNTVSAVVENHKNSNPVELQI from the exons ATGCAAGGGTTGGAGATGGAGAAAAGGCTTCTTGATGCTGCCTTAGAAGGCGATGAAAAGACTCTACATGAGTTGCTTCAAGAAGACAAACTGGTGCTTCATAgagtttctctttctttttccagtTTCAATCCTATACAAATAGCTATAATTCGAGGGCACCAAAAATTTGTTGAAGCAATTTTGGATCATAATCCTGAGCTATTGGGGAACGTAGAAGATTCAGGTCAAAAATGGTCGTCCCTTCACTTGGCATCAGCTAGAggtcatttgagaattgttgAAGCATTGGTTAATGCTAATCCTGACATGTGTTTCGATTGTGATCAAGATGGAAGGAACCCTCTTCATGTTGCTGCCATGAAAGGCAAAATTGGAGTGTTGGAAGTGTTGATTCATGCGAGGCCTTTTGCTGCTCGGGAAAAGACTAAACGTGGGGAGACCATCTTGCATTTGTGTGCGAAGTATCATCAGCTGGAGGCATTGAAGAAGTTGGTGGAGGCGGTGGATGATGATGAATTCTTGAATCAGAAAGATAGTGAAGGCCTTACCATATTGCATTTGGCTGTTATTGGCAAGCAAATTGAG ATCATCAAATATTTGCTTACTTCCAAAATAGATCTCAACTCTAAGAATGCAAAAGGGCACACAGCATTGAATATGGCTCCACAGACTCCCAAGGATAGCCAAAAGGagattgaaaactctcttcgACAAGCAGGGGCATTAACGGCTGATGAAATCACAAATCAGCAATCAAATTTTCATCAAGGAAAATGgatggaaaagaaaagcaaagcaTTAATGGTAGTGGCCTCGCTTATTGCAAATATGGCTTTCCAAGCTGGAATAAACCCCACGGGAGGAGTTTGGCAAGATGATCAAACAAAAGATTCGCAAGGAAATCCACACAGTGCAGGACAATCCATCATGGCTTATCACAATATTCAGTCTTATCGGTACTTAATTACTTATAACACCGTTGCATTTGTTTCATCTCTGGGCACAATCTCACTGCTTATCAGTGGGCTCCCCTTCAGGCACAAGGTCTTCATGTGGATCTTGAATGGGGTTATGTTGTTAACTGCAACTTCAATTTTATTGAGTTATGGAACATCAATAGCCTTTGTCACACCAGAGGCTACAAAAGAAAGACCTGGTAGTTTTGCATTTAATGCATGGATGTTTGTGATAACAATCTATCTTCTGGGAATAAGTGGTGTTACAAATAAGTGGTGCAAGCTCTGTGGAAGTATAAAATGGAGACCAAGAAATACTGTGAGTGCAGTGGTTGAAAACCACAAGAATAGTAATCCAGTAGAGCTTCAAATTTAG